From one Bradyrhizobium sp. Ash2021 genomic stretch:
- a CDS encoding acyl-CoA dehydrogenase family protein → MDFQLTGQQRRMVEAVRDLAQGEFKANAQKYMDGTFPWENMKKLADIGVLGMSVPEEYGGLGLAVFDTALVLEEIAKTCYVTAMATLGEAGVQTRVIATYAPNAIRERILPKVVSGDCILAVCMTEPHAGTDVANYRTNAVIRGDRVILNGTKTLISRAREAGMFVIFTRIDGKPGREGIGCVLLEPDTPGFEVTGTYHTMGGENLHEIQFNNCELPLENLVVRDDGFRKLLNAFNTQRCLNPSISLGLAEGAFDEARNYVRDRTVFGKAIGDYQGVRWKLAEMYREIETARSILYRACITANPFPDAFLAAVAKITCNEMSNRVTSEAIRLHGGFGFTDEYPVSRLYRGARYGTLGGGTSETLRDLIGRRIMDATETGAELLAYDMMTGADLAV, encoded by the coding sequence ATGGACTTCCAACTCACCGGACAGCAACGGCGGATGGTCGAAGCGGTGCGTGACCTCGCTCAGGGAGAGTTCAAGGCAAACGCGCAAAAGTACATGGATGGTACCTTTCCCTGGGAAAACATGAAGAAGCTCGCCGATATCGGCGTGCTCGGCATGTCGGTCCCCGAGGAATATGGCGGCCTTGGCTTGGCGGTATTTGATACGGCGCTGGTGCTCGAGGAGATTGCGAAGACCTGTTACGTTACCGCAATGGCCACCCTCGGTGAGGCCGGGGTTCAGACCCGGGTGATCGCGACCTACGCTCCAAACGCTATTCGCGAGCGAATCCTGCCGAAGGTGGTCTCCGGCGACTGCATATTGGCCGTCTGCATGACCGAGCCGCATGCCGGCACCGATGTCGCGAACTACCGGACCAACGCCGTCATCAGGGGTGACCGCGTCATTCTCAACGGGACAAAGACGCTGATCAGCCGGGCCAGGGAAGCCGGCATGTTCGTGATCTTCACGCGGATCGACGGCAAGCCCGGCCGCGAGGGTATCGGCTGCGTTCTGCTGGAGCCCGACACGCCGGGTTTCGAGGTGACCGGGACCTACCATACGATGGGCGGCGAAAACCTCCACGAGATCCAGTTCAACAATTGCGAATTGCCGCTGGAGAATCTCGTGGTTCGCGATGACGGCTTTCGAAAGCTGCTGAACGCCTTCAACACGCAGCGCTGCCTCAATCCGAGCATATCGCTTGGGTTGGCCGAAGGGGCTTTTGATGAAGCCCGCAACTATGTCAGGGACCGAACGGTGTTCGGAAAGGCGATCGGGGACTATCAGGGCGTGCGGTGGAAGCTGGCAGAGATGTACCGCGAGATCGAGACGGCCCGCAGCATCCTCTATCGCGCCTGTATCACCGCCAATCCGTTTCCCGATGCTTTCCTGGCGGCGGTGGCCAAGATCACCTGCAACGAAATGTCCAACCGGGTCACCAGCGAGGCGATCCGGTTGCACGGCGGATTCGGTTTCACCGACGAATATCCGGTATCGCGGCTCTATCGCGGCGCGCGCTACGGCACGCTCGGCGGCGGCACCTCCGAGACGCTGCGCGACCTGATCGGCAGGCGGATCATGGATGCGACGGAGACCGGCGCCGAACTGCTGGCCTATGACATGATGACCGGCGCCGATCTTGCGGTGTGA
- a CDS encoding MFS transporter codes for MDRTLERSTMRKVYLRLLPFAVLSYVLAYIDRINVSFAGLTMRGDIGMSAGTFGFAVGMFYWGYFIFEVPSNVILEKIGARIWIARIMITWGILAGCTAAVTNSTSFAIVRFLLGVAEAGFFPGIILYFTYWFPSHHHARIVSGFLVGLPVAVAIGAPISTGLLGLDGLFGLRGWQVMYIAEAIPTAVIGVLTFFVLTDRPEQAKFLTVEERNWLVSRIAAERRATEAVRKFTLWQALYNPKVLLLALNYVGIVTASLGMLIFIPQMIKSLGNYSNMTVGWLTMIPYICGGIAMVVWGRISDRMNERRWNLFIGCVFSTVGLVIAGMTMGTWWALVGMSIAAMGFYGSKGPFFAMPPMFLSGPGLAAGIAWINSIGNLGGFFGPWYVGLMKDMTGSYAGGLYGLALLGLIAAIVCALFLHIPNRLPASTMVAPAE; via the coding sequence ATGGACCGTACGCTCGAACGATCGACCATGCGCAAAGTGTATCTGCGGCTGCTGCCGTTTGCCGTCTTGTCGTATGTGCTTGCCTATATCGATCGGATCAATGTGAGCTTCGCGGGCCTCACCATGCGCGGCGACATCGGCATGTCAGCCGGCACCTTCGGGTTTGCCGTCGGCATGTTCTACTGGGGCTATTTCATCTTCGAGGTCCCGAGCAACGTGATCCTGGAAAAGATCGGCGCCAGAATATGGATCGCCCGGATCATGATCACCTGGGGGATACTTGCGGGCTGCACCGCCGCCGTTACGAATTCGACAAGCTTCGCGATCGTGCGCTTCCTGTTGGGCGTCGCCGAGGCCGGTTTCTTTCCTGGCATCATCCTTTACTTCACCTACTGGTTCCCGAGCCATCATCACGCCCGCATCGTGTCAGGCTTTCTGGTAGGTCTGCCGGTCGCGGTGGCGATCGGCGCGCCGATATCGACCGGGCTTCTCGGCCTCGATGGCTTGTTCGGTCTGCGGGGCTGGCAGGTCATGTATATCGCTGAAGCGATCCCGACCGCTGTGATCGGGGTGCTGACATTTTTCGTGCTCACGGATCGCCCCGAGCAGGCAAAATTCCTGACCGTGGAAGAACGCAACTGGCTCGTCAGCAGGATCGCCGCCGAACGCCGCGCCACCGAGGCGGTGCGCAAATTCACGCTGTGGCAGGCTCTCTATAATCCCAAGGTGCTGCTGCTGGCGTTGAACTATGTCGGCATCGTCACTGCCAGCCTGGGCATGCTTATTTTCATTCCGCAAATGATCAAGTCGCTGGGTAACTACAGCAACATGACGGTCGGCTGGCTCACCATGATCCCTTATATTTGCGGCGGTATCGCCATGGTGGTGTGGGGGCGCATTTCCGATCGCATGAACGAGCGGCGCTGGAATCTGTTCATCGGTTGCGTGTTCTCGACCGTAGGGCTGGTCATCGCCGGCATGACGATGGGGACCTGGTGGGCGCTCGTCGGAATGTCGATCGCCGCGATGGGCTTTTATGGCTCCAAGGGCCCGTTCTTCGCCATGCCGCCCATGTTCCTCAGTGGCCCCGGACTTGCGGCAGGCATTGCCTGGATCAACTCGATCGGCAATCTCGGAGGCTTCTTCGGGCCCTGGTATGTCGGCCTCATGAAAGATATGACCGGCAGCTACGCGGGTGGACTCTATGGACTCGCCTTGCTCGGCCTCATCGCCGCGATCGTTTGCGCGCTGTTTCTGCACATTCCAAATCGCTTGCCGGCGTCGACGATGGTCGCGCCAGCCGAATGA
- a CDS encoding tannase/feruloyl esterase family alpha/beta hydrolase: protein MKRLLLASTIAASWASLGVAGALPASGVAPRASCAGLTGLTLPNAQILSATQKSGYCNVIGIINKRTSTQDPDHFTYGIGFALNLPNTWHGRFEMMGGGGTDGSLRSDPMGAAGVELAQGWAVAADDGGHEDSPDSLLGSYQDDDANAGGSAHFAIDAQARSDYGYNGIEKTATISKQIIAQYYGLEAGFSYIMGCSNGGRDAMVASQKFPFLFDGVISQNPGFNLPQAGLAEAWNEQVLGTLATSKDADGQPFIPDTFPPQDLQVASAAILSACDALDGLVDGIIDNYHACTNKRVFPALANYTCGIGPHGSTPHGGTCLTSAQVGALKKIYAGPVNSDGERLYSNWFWDAGIWTPPTAGGAGWGAWNVVTAPVPGVNTAINLTLGAGALPMIFQTPPVVTPVGGPAGQEAYVFHFNFDTDAPNIFTETKAYPESSMDFMAAVSTDLSPFKRHGGKLIISSSVNDGIFSGSAIARWYRKMNRRMNGDASDFARLFMVPNMAHCGGGAATDSFAENELNAITAWVENGVAPKRIVAANRNTSSPYPPGGLFDPQVARNFPTGGTRPLCPYPQIAAYQGAGLTNDAANFACIDPQIKPDGDDNDDEHHRGPEGR from the coding sequence ATGAAGCGACTACTCTTGGCATCGACAATTGCAGCAAGCTGGGCGTCGCTCGGCGTGGCCGGCGCGCTACCGGCATCGGGTGTAGCCCCGCGCGCGTCCTGCGCGGGTCTTACGGGACTCACGCTGCCGAACGCCCAGATCCTGAGCGCGACCCAAAAGTCGGGTTATTGCAACGTCATCGGCATCATCAACAAGCGGACCAGCACGCAGGATCCCGATCATTTCACCTACGGTATCGGCTTTGCACTCAACCTTCCCAACACCTGGCATGGGCGTTTCGAGATGATGGGCGGCGGCGGCACCGACGGCAGCCTGCGCAGTGATCCAATGGGCGCCGCGGGCGTCGAACTCGCCCAGGGCTGGGCCGTAGCAGCCGATGACGGCGGCCACGAAGACAGCCCGGACAGCCTGCTCGGTTCATATCAGGACGACGACGCCAATGCCGGAGGCTCGGCACATTTCGCAATCGACGCGCAGGCCCGCAGCGACTACGGCTACAACGGCATTGAAAAGACGGCGACGATTTCGAAGCAGATCATCGCCCAGTATTATGGCCTCGAGGCGGGTTTCTCCTACATCATGGGCTGCTCGAACGGCGGTCGCGATGCCATGGTCGCCTCGCAGAAATTCCCATTTCTGTTCGACGGCGTCATTTCACAGAACCCCGGCTTCAACCTGCCGCAAGCAGGCCTGGCTGAGGCCTGGAACGAGCAGGTGCTCGGTACTCTGGCAACCAGCAAGGACGCCGACGGGCAACCCTTTATTCCCGATACCTTTCCGCCCCAGGACCTCCAGGTCGCCTCCGCCGCTATCCTGAGTGCTTGCGATGCGCTGGACGGGTTGGTGGACGGCATCATCGACAACTACCATGCCTGCACCAACAAGAGGGTGTTCCCGGCGCTGGCAAACTACACCTGCGGGATTGGACCGCATGGCAGCACGCCCCATGGTGGCACCTGCCTGACCTCGGCCCAGGTCGGCGCGCTGAAGAAGATCTACGCCGGACCGGTCAACTCGGATGGCGAACGGCTCTACTCAAACTGGTTTTGGGATGCCGGAATTTGGACGCCACCCACCGCCGGCGGTGCGGGCTGGGGCGCCTGGAATGTCGTCACGGCACCTGTCCCGGGTGTGAACACGGCGATCAATCTCACGCTGGGGGCGGGAGCATTGCCGATGATCTTCCAGACGCCTCCTGTTGTGACGCCGGTCGGAGGACCTGCCGGGCAGGAAGCCTATGTGTTCCACTTCAATTTCGATACCGACGCGCCGAACATCTTCACCGAGACCAAGGCCTACCCCGAAAGCTCGATGGACTTCATGGCCGCGGTGTCGACCGATCTCAGCCCATTCAAGCGCCATGGCGGCAAGCTGATCATTTCCTCCTCTGTGAATGACGGCATCTTCTCGGGATCTGCCATCGCTCGCTGGTATCGGAAAATGAACCGGCGCATGAATGGCGACGCCAGCGATTTCGCCAGGCTCTTCATGGTGCCCAATATGGCTCACTGCGGCGGCGGCGCAGCCACCGACAGCTTTGCCGAGAACGAACTCAACGCCATCACGGCCTGGGTCGAAAATGGCGTCGCGCCCAAGCGCATCGTGGCGGCTAACAGGAACACCAGCTCGCCGTACCCACCTGGCGGACTGTTTGATCCGCAGGTCGCAAGGAATTTTCCGACCGGAGGAACCCGTCCGCTGTGTCCCTACCCGCAAATTGCGGCCTATCAGGGCGCCGGGCTGACGAATGACGCCGCAAACTTTGCCTGCATCGATCCCCAAATCAAGCCGGACGGGGATGATAACGACGACGAACACCATCGCGGGCCGGAAGGGCGTTAG
- a CDS encoding cytochrome B6: MILVKTRKLLAGVAAASVILACGFAYAQQGPRGKSSYMQVEITEPFSATFARLSAQKPEVTREHMALLNERYDLSNRPVAGVTMDRTKPVQEGVRVKLPAGKTWEALAAMSPEQIREQNAFPKGFYPLPHPKHSEGGFVFPHFLIDEIKRQEGGRDLTRFDVEYDIPDHFLPEFPPAIYLNQRTDLGDVSQGKLVSIENYYELFNGILPPKQIEGLRLLVTPFPQQQFNETEDRRSEKPSRGATCFDCHSNGHTNKATHLAPDARPQESRHRVVTPTLRGVQIQRLFGSQRALKTVEDFTQFEQAGAYFDGDQVIATKKGLNPLNRILQVDLMAEFQEELGFPPAPKLDVFGRLDPSKATQAELRGQEVFFGKGRCSACHAAPYYTDNLMHDLKTERFFKPEMINGMSEVGDGAVKTFPLRGIKDSPPYLHDGRLLTLDDSVEFFNLVLGTKLTGEEKRDLVEFLRTL, encoded by the coding sequence ATGATCCTAGTGAAAACCCGAAAACTTCTGGCCGGAGTGGCAGCTGCCTCCGTCATCCTTGCGTGCGGCTTTGCCTACGCGCAGCAAGGCCCCCGCGGCAAGTCGAGCTACATGCAGGTCGAGATCACCGAGCCGTTCTCGGCGACCTTCGCCAGGCTGTCCGCCCAGAAGCCCGAAGTCACGCGCGAGCACATGGCGCTTCTCAACGAGCGGTACGACCTGAGCAACCGGCCCGTCGCAGGGGTTACGATGGACCGCACCAAGCCGGTGCAGGAAGGAGTTCGCGTCAAGCTCCCGGCGGGAAAGACGTGGGAGGCTCTTGCGGCTATGAGCCCGGAGCAGATTCGCGAGCAGAACGCGTTTCCCAAGGGATTCTATCCGTTACCCCACCCGAAGCATTCGGAAGGCGGTTTCGTATTTCCGCACTTCCTGATCGACGAGATCAAGCGCCAAGAAGGCGGCCGCGATCTCACGCGTTTCGATGTCGAATACGACATTCCCGATCATTTCCTGCCGGAATTCCCGCCGGCGATCTACCTCAATCAGCGCACCGACCTCGGTGACGTCTCGCAAGGCAAGCTCGTCAGCATCGAGAACTATTACGAGCTGTTTAACGGCATTCTCCCTCCCAAGCAGATAGAAGGTTTGCGCCTTCTGGTGACGCCGTTCCCGCAACAGCAGTTCAATGAGACCGAGGACCGCCGCTCCGAGAAGCCGAGCCGCGGCGCAACGTGCTTCGACTGCCACTCGAACGGCCACACCAACAAGGCCACGCATCTTGCTCCAGACGCCCGTCCGCAGGAATCCCGCCATCGCGTCGTCACCCCGACGCTGCGCGGCGTGCAAATCCAGCGGCTGTTCGGCTCGCAGCGTGCGCTCAAGACCGTCGAGGATTTCACCCAATTCGAGCAGGCCGGAGCCTATTTCGACGGTGACCAGGTGATCGCCACCAAGAAGGGTCTGAACCCCCTCAATCGGATCCTCCAGGTCGACCTGATGGCGGAATTCCAGGAGGAACTGGGCTTCCCGCCGGCACCGAAACTCGACGTGTTCGGCAGGCTCGATCCGAGCAAGGCCACGCAAGCCGAACTGCGCGGCCAGGAGGTCTTCTTCGGCAAGGGCCGGTGCAGTGCCTGCCACGCCGCGCCCTATTACACCGACAACCTGATGCATGATCTCAAGACCGAGCGCTTCTTCAAGCCGGAGATGATCAACGGCATGAGTGAAGTCGGTGACGGAGCCGTCAAGACCTTCCCGCTGCGCGGCATCAAGGATTCGCCGCCCTATTTGCACGACGGGCGCCTGCTGACGCTCGATGATTCGGTCGAGTTCTTCAATTTGGTGCTCGGCACCAAGCTGACCGGCGAGGAGAAGCGGGATCTGGTTGAGTTCCTTCGCACGCTCTGA
- a CDS encoding amidohydrolase family protein — protein sequence MPIIDSQVHAYEANTPKRPWHSVPNWPDHVTGDEMVAAMDNVGVDGAIFISAFSMYQYDASYAVEVQRAHPGRFGIVKPVDPDDPDVADVVAEWKKTPGTVGIRIMMTKEAKRDPNHPSLDRIARAAVRHDFPVNMLCWGNLEAGASIIDRHPDTQFILDHLCILQPRTPPAPPEPWADLPKVLELARRPNAVIKVSGACTLSQAPYPYPDIWDPLARIFDAWGFDRCLWGTDWTRAFAVVSYEQAVEPFRKTDRLSDTERAMLMGGACAKAYGWSPKKG from the coding sequence ATGCCGATTATCGATTCCCAGGTCCACGCCTATGAGGCCAACACGCCGAAGCGGCCCTGGCACAGCGTGCCGAACTGGCCCGATCACGTCACGGGCGACGAGATGGTGGCGGCGATGGACAACGTCGGCGTCGACGGCGCGATCTTCATCTCCGCCTTCTCCATGTACCAATACGACGCCAGCTACGCCGTCGAAGTGCAACGAGCCCATCCCGGCCGGTTCGGTATCGTCAAGCCGGTCGACCCGGACGATCCTGATGTGGCCGATGTCGTTGCCGAATGGAAGAAAACGCCGGGCACGGTCGGAATCCGCATCATGATGACGAAGGAGGCGAAGCGCGATCCGAACCATCCGAGCCTCGACCGGATCGCACGCGCAGCCGTTCGCCACGACTTTCCGGTCAACATGTTGTGCTGGGGCAATCTGGAAGCGGGCGCTTCGATCATCGATCGCCATCCCGATACGCAATTCATCCTCGACCATCTCTGCATCCTGCAACCGCGCACACCTCCCGCGCCGCCCGAGCCTTGGGCCGACCTTCCGAAGGTGCTGGAACTCGCGAGGCGCCCGAACGCCGTGATCAAGGTCAGCGGCGCCTGCACGCTGTCTCAGGCGCCGTATCCGTATCCAGACATTTGGGATCCGCTTGCTCGGATATTCGATGCATGGGGTTTCGATCGCTGCCTGTGGGGCACGGACTGGACGCGCGCTTTCGCAGTCGTCAGCTACGAGCAGGCCGTTGAACCGTTCCGCAAGACTGACCGCCTGAGCGACACCGAGCGCGCAATGCTGATGGGCGGAGCCTGCGCCAAGGCTTATGGCTGGTCGCCGAAGAAAGGCTAG
- a CDS encoding tripartite tricarboxylate transporter substrate binding protein translates to MIRSAALLAAALVFTSPAARAQTYPSRQITLIIPFAAGGSNDLVGRAIGKKLTEAWGQPVVVENRAGAGGLIGTSAVAAAPPDGYTLLLVSPTFSISPAIRKTMPFDTVKDFTPVAFIARGPLLITASNKLPVQSARELFALARSKPGQITFASAGLGSINQISTELIALSANVRFTHVPYKGGAPALNDLVGGHVDIFVSSLPQALELVRSGQAKALAVTSARRTALLPDVPTLEESGLSGVDLGSWWGIAGPAGMSGDVVNALNAEIGKMLTSPEFGTFLSNEGAEAEAMTPRQFGDMMRLETERWIKVAHEANISID, encoded by the coding sequence ATGATCAGGAGTGCAGCTTTGCTTGCCGCAGCGCTTGTATTCACAAGCCCGGCCGCGCGCGCGCAAACCTATCCGTCCAGGCAGATCACGCTGATTATTCCATTTGCGGCAGGGGGCTCGAACGACCTGGTCGGCCGCGCCATCGGCAAGAAGCTGACCGAGGCGTGGGGGCAGCCGGTGGTGGTCGAAAACCGCGCCGGCGCGGGCGGCCTGATCGGCACCTCTGCCGTCGCCGCGGCGCCGCCGGACGGTTACACGCTCTTGCTGGTGTCGCCGACGTTTTCGATCAGCCCGGCGATCAGGAAGACCATGCCGTTCGACACGGTCAAGGATTTTACGCCGGTGGCCTTCATTGCCCGCGGGCCGCTGCTGATCACGGCATCGAACAAGCTCCCGGTGCAATCGGCCAGGGAATTGTTCGCTCTGGCCAGGAGCAAACCGGGCCAGATCACCTTCGCGTCGGCCGGTCTCGGCAGCATCAATCAGATTTCGACCGAGCTCATCGCGCTTTCGGCGAACGTCAGGTTCACGCACGTTCCCTACAAGGGCGGCGCGCCGGCGCTCAACGATCTCGTCGGCGGCCATGTCGACATCTTTGTATCGAGCCTTCCGCAGGCGCTGGAGCTCGTCCGAAGCGGCCAGGCCAAAGCCCTTGCGGTGACAAGCGCCAGGCGAACGGCGCTGCTCCCCGATGTGCCGACGCTCGAGGAGTCGGGGCTATCAGGCGTCGATCTGGGGTCCTGGTGGGGCATTGCCGGCCCGGCCGGGATGTCCGGAGATGTCGTCAACGCGCTCAACGCGGAGATCGGCAAGATGCTGACCTCACCTGAATTCGGCACGTTTCTCAGCAATGAGGGCGCCGAAGCCGAAGCCATGACGCCGCGGCAATTCGGAGACATGATGCGTCTGGAAACCGAGCGCTGGATCAAGGTCGCGCACGAGGCGAATATTTCGATCGACTAG
- a CDS encoding monooxygenase: MPNCIVVVQFDLPKRTEEQAVKGGTSTAPIYRGLARRGLIRKDYLNGESGTGGVYLWDSRESAQAWFTEERVVELTERFGVRPRLTWYDTHVTVDNLKGETRVNGNAIEVVA, from the coding sequence ATGCCCAATTGCATCGTTGTCGTTCAGTTCGATTTACCAAAGCGCACGGAGGAGCAGGCGGTGAAAGGAGGCACTTCGACCGCGCCGATCTATCGCGGCCTCGCCAGGAGAGGTTTGATCCGAAAGGACTACCTGAATGGTGAAAGCGGCACCGGCGGCGTTTATCTCTGGGACAGCCGTGAATCGGCGCAAGCATGGTTCACAGAGGAGCGCGTGGTGGAATTGACTGAGCGATTTGGGGTCCGGCCTCGCCTTACCTGGTACGACACACACGTGACGGTCGACAATTTGAAGGGCGAGACCCGCGTCAATGGCAACGCGATTGAGGTAGTGGCCTGA
- a CDS encoding ABC transporter substrate-binding protein translates to MPVIIGRRELIAALGGAAVWPLSARAQEGGRKYTIGIFSAGSEHAEISALNATFFEALRELGWVEGKNVAFELRYAENRLERLPELAADLVRRKVDVIAAAGTLTPLAAKRATTTIPIVMTAAGDPLGSGLVASLARPGGNVTGMSLMAPDLGAKRLELLKEVLPRLSRVAVLWNADNPYSVLVFNETQAGGRTLGIEVRSLEVRGPDDFDSAFEAAGGLRPDALITVEDPLTADHRTRVAEFTTRQQLPSLHGIREFVTAGGLISYGPSIADLFRRAANYVDKILRGAKPADLPVQQPTKFEMVINLTTAKALSLELPASVLARADELIE, encoded by the coding sequence ATGCCAGTGATCATTGGACGTCGGGAATTGATAGCTGCGCTTGGTGGCGCGGCGGTATGGCCGCTCTCCGCGCGCGCACAGGAGGGCGGGAGAAAGTACACGATAGGCATTTTCAGCGCAGGCAGCGAGCATGCCGAGATCTCCGCGCTGAATGCAACTTTTTTCGAGGCTCTGCGGGAGTTGGGATGGGTTGAAGGGAAGAACGTCGCGTTCGAGCTCCGCTACGCCGAGAATCGGCTTGAACGGTTGCCCGAACTCGCAGCCGACCTGGTCCGACGCAAAGTCGATGTTATTGCGGCAGCCGGAACTCTCACACCATTAGCGGCCAAGCGAGCTACCACGACTATTCCGATCGTAATGACAGCAGCGGGCGACCCGTTGGGGAGTGGACTCGTTGCCAGTCTGGCGCGACCCGGCGGCAACGTCACGGGCATGAGCCTGATGGCGCCGGACCTGGGGGCCAAGCGACTCGAATTGCTAAAAGAGGTTCTGCCCCGACTCTCTCGCGTGGCCGTGCTTTGGAATGCGGACAATCCTTATTCCGTGCTCGTCTTCAACGAGACGCAGGCCGGGGGACGGACATTGGGGATAGAGGTTCGATCCTTGGAGGTGCGAGGACCGGACGACTTCGATAGCGCATTCGAAGCTGCGGGAGGGCTGCGCCCGGATGCGTTGATTACGGTCGAAGACCCTCTCACGGCTGATCATCGAACGCGCGTCGCGGAATTCACCACTCGGCAGCAATTGCCGTCGCTTCATGGAATTCGGGAATTTGTGACAGCCGGCGGCCTCATCTCCTATGGACCAAGCATTGCTGATCTGTTTCGGCGCGCCGCTAACTACGTCGACAAGATTCTCAGGGGTGCCAAGCCTGCCGATCTTCCAGTACAGCAGCCAACGAAATTCGAGATGGTCATCAACCTCACGACCGCCAAGGCGCTCAGCCTTGAGCTGCCGGCGAGCGTCCTTGCTCGCGCGGACGAGCTGATTGAATAA
- a CDS encoding SDR family oxidoreductase, with translation MKIVVIGGTGLIGSKTVAILRQGGHEVIAASPKSGVNTITGEGLKAAMAGARVVIDLSNSPSFEDRAVLEFFEASGRNLLAAETAAGVQHHVALSIVGTDRSPDNSYFRAKVAQEKLIEASGIPYTIIRATQFLEFLGGIAASSADGNTVRLSPGLFQPIAADDVAPVVAEVALAAPRNGIVEIAGPERAPFNEIVARYLKAVGDPREVVRDPEARYFGSRVEERSLVPLGEARLGRIGLDEWLRRSRAVA, from the coding sequence ATGAAGATCGTCGTGATCGGCGGCACTGGCCTGATCGGCTCGAAGACCGTCGCCATTCTGCGCCAGGGCGGCCACGAGGTGATCGCCGCCTCGCCCAAAAGCGGCGTCAACACCATCACCGGCGAGGGGCTCAAAGCCGCCATGGCCGGCGCGCGGGTGGTGATCGACCTCAGCAATTCGCCCTCATTCGAAGACAGGGCGGTGCTGGAGTTTTTCGAGGCTTCCGGGCGCAACCTTCTCGCGGCGGAGACCGCTGCCGGCGTCCAGCACCACGTCGCGCTATCGATCGTCGGAACCGACCGGTCGCCCGACAATAGCTATTTCCGCGCCAAGGTCGCGCAAGAGAAACTGATCGAGGCCTCCGGCATCCCCTACACCATTATCCGCGCCACCCAATTCCTGGAATTCCTCGGCGGCATCGCCGCTTCAAGTGCGGATGGAAACACGGTCAGGCTTTCGCCCGGCCTGTTCCAGCCGATCGCGGCGGATGACGTCGCGCCTGTCGTCGCCGAGGTCGCGCTCGCGGCGCCGCGAAACGGCATCGTCGAGATTGCCGGCCCGGAACGCGCCCCATTCAACGAAATTGTTGCCCGCTATCTGAAGGCGGTCGGCGACCCGCGCGAGGTGGTGCGTGACCCCGAGGCCCGCTATTTCGGCAGCCGCGTCGAGGAGCGGTCGCTGGTGCCGTTGGGTGAAGCGCGCCTCGGCCGCATCGGTTTGGACGAATGGCTCCGCCGCTCACGGGCGGTTGCCTGA
- a CDS encoding LysM peptidoglycan-binding domain-containing protein, whose protein sequence is MGAELAVSPPPPVTDGSVPVFDIARIERTGDAVIAGRAAPGAIVELLRNGERLDGATADQSGQFVMIPPRLPLGEYKLTLRSRSPDGAMATSKQGVVVALAETESSSGVNRSRAEVPLNVPETAATNRLSLDRATRSSQARLLSPPPLHIAKRQDVAVSELPRATAAARLSDGGSSSPVVEPKMTTTVVSRGDSLWRISRVTYGVGTRYAVVYKANRDRIRDPNRIYPGQIFVLPLKAR, encoded by the coding sequence ATGGGAGCTGAACTTGCCGTTTCGCCACCTCCGCCGGTCACCGACGGATCTGTGCCCGTCTTCGACATTGCCCGCATTGAGCGAACGGGCGACGCAGTCATCGCTGGCAGGGCAGCGCCAGGAGCGATTGTGGAACTGTTGCGAAACGGCGAGCGCCTTGATGGAGCGACCGCAGATCAATCTGGACAATTCGTTATGATCCCTCCCCGCCTGCCTCTTGGGGAATACAAGCTGACGTTGAGGTCCAGATCGCCCGACGGCGCCATGGCAACATCCAAACAAGGCGTGGTGGTCGCGTTAGCCGAGACAGAGTCCAGTTCCGGCGTGAACCGATCGCGCGCTGAAGTGCCGTTGAATGTTCCAGAGACGGCGGCGACCAATCGATTATCACTGGATCGCGCCACCAGGTCGTCTCAAGCGCGCCTGCTCTCGCCACCTCCTCTGCATATTGCGAAGCGGCAGGACGTTGCTGTTTCAGAGCTGCCGCGCGCAACTGCTGCCGCCCGTCTGTCAGATGGAGGTTCATCGTCCCCCGTGGTCGAGCCCAAGATGACGACCACGGTCGTATCTCGTGGCGACAGCCTGTGGCGCATCAGCCGTGTCACCTACGGCGTGGGTACGCGATACGCGGTCGTTTACAAAGCAAACCGAGACCGGATTCGAGATCCAAATCGTATATATCCCGGCCAGATCTTTGTCCTTCCCTTGAAAGCGCGCTGA